The Falco biarmicus isolate bFalBia1 chromosome 1, bFalBia1.pri, whole genome shotgun sequence DNA segment TCTCTCACTTTCTGGCTTGTCCCAGAACTGTTTACGCCAACAAGTGCTATTCTGAAACTATGTTTTTGGCAAACAAATGGCTTTAACATAGTATGTTCTCTTTTTGCAGGATAGAGAACTGCGTCCGGAAGAAATTGAAGGTAAAATTTGTTGCTTCTTCTCTGTCACCTTCCTCTCTGCCTAGCGAAAACCTACTGGCTGGCTCTTCCAGGTTGGCCCCCATGGGGTAAAAGAATTTGGGGCAAATCAAAGAAGATGGTTAGTGGACTAATTCCTGGAAACcccagcaaaagaaataatatgtAAAACTACAAAAATGATGACTGTGAAGGAATTTGCATCCATTCCAGCTTCTTCTGGGTGGGAGGATAAGTAAAGTAATGGGATATTGGCTGTCAAAGAACTGCTGTCCACCCCAGCTCCCACAGAAAGTGCTGTAGAGCGTGATACAATAGTATGGCTCCAGGGAAGCTGTTTTACCTGCTAATCCCTACAGTGAGGGTTACATAATATAGTGCAGGGGTAAAAGTTGGAAAACTTTACtagtttcagtttctttagGGAGTGCAGTTTAGCAATGATCAGTTTGTGACACTTGTAGTCCAAGCAGGCTTTCCTGTAAGGCACGggtcagcagtgctgctgatAGATGAGCTTAACATTGCTGCAGTCATTGCCTCTTTGCAGGGAGATTTGCTGGGAAAATACAGAGTATTTTAGAAAGTCTGCCCTCATAAAGTGCTGCTGATTCTGGGGAGGTTTCTTGGAAAAGGTATTTCAAGCTGTCACTGACAATATTGTTCTTTTTTGATTCACTCCCACAGAATTAAGAGAAGCCTTTAAGGAGTTTGATAAAGACAAGGATGGGTTTATTAACTGCAGGGACCTGGGGAACTGCATGCGAACCATGGGCTACATGCCTACTGAGATGGAGCTAATAGAGCTCTCCCAGCAGATCAACATGAACTGTGAGTAATATCCACCTAGCTGTACCTCCCCgttgctgctgtgccctgcgTCATTGCCTCAGGCTCTCTCAGTCTCCTGCTGtatcttttcctttggattcccccccccccttcatttggttttcattttcattccttATCATCTCTCCTGTTTGTTTGTGGTCCCTAGAAGTTGATGCCTTTGTTTTTTGCTTATGAAAAAGACTGTGTGTACTGTGCTGTATGGGAACAGTGAGTGGAAGGGTTGTCCTTCATGCTTACGCTGTCAGGTATAAATCTGCCTTTGATAGCAGCAATTAGACATCAATGTGTTGTTATATTGAAGCTGTTGTCAGATGGTGTCAGACTGAAGAAGGAGCCTGGGAAGATGCTTTGGTCAGTTGGGTGATGGATGGGCTGTTCACTCTGTGGTGGTTGTTTGTGGATCTGCTGTGTGcctggggatgggctgtgagtaggctgtgctggcagcGTCAGATGGGGGCATCTGCTGGAGTCATGGAAAGATGTGACAAACATGTCCAATTCACTGTAACTGTGTTTGTGCCCCTTGTCTTTCATTTCTTGTCACCTCTTGTCTGTGGCAATGCAGGGTATTACTCTCAGCCAGATGGGGAAAAAGATATTTAGTGCATGTTATTTCTGACACATGATGATGTAAAAACGACAAGTTACATGgtcaagggaaggaaaacagttGTGACATACACACTCTACCACACAAAAAGCAGCTGATAACCCTGGCACGCAAGTGCTTAGAATATGAGAGTGTTACTGCCAGCTTTCAGATAGGggacaaacaagaaaaaggacTAATATGATGAATAAGCAGTTGGGCATACTTCAGCCACTGCTAATGGAGCAACATCACTACTGCTGCAGGGCACTGCCCAGGACATGCAGGAAAAACACATATGCTGTGCCCTTGCTATAACCTTtggcacaggcacagcagagggTTGCTGCACTAGAATGATCAAGCCTCTAATACCCGTACATGATGTAATACCAGTGCATGATGCTGTAAAGATGGGACAGTCCATGGAAGCCTAGGATGGAATAGCTTGGGCTCATTCCGCCTAGCccacaaaccagaaaatacaaagacagtgtaaaactaccactgcttttccttccactgCCCCGCAccttctgtgctttgcttcctGGAGAATCAAGGGCACACAGAAGTGCAAAGTGAGTGTGGCTAACTTGGCTAACGTATGGAGTTCTTACACATGACCTTTCATCTTGTCCCAAGTGGGTGGCCATGTGGATTTTGAAGATTTTGTTGAGCTGATGGGACCAAAGCTGCTAGCAGAAACTGCAGACATGATTGGTGTAAAAGAGCTCCGTGATGCCTTCAGAGAGGTGAGTGCTTCCTGCCACGTGCCCCCAGAAAGGTGAGCAACAGGagacaggagagagagaagacccactgaggaagaggagaggaggaggaggagagagcagTGCAGtggaagacagagaaagagCCAAGCCAGGCATGAAACAAGGAAGGAGCGGAAAGTCACTAAGATAAGGGAACCTttgaggaaaggaagaggaaagctggTACAGACACAGCAGTTATGAGGggtttctgaaagaaagagaaaagacagactGGATTCAAAATGCAcccaaaggaggaaaaggagagacacaagaaaatgcaggaaaaacagGGCACTCAGGAGCAGAACCATACAAAATCCAACCTAGAGCAAGATCCATTTCCATTAACTGTATTTCCCCTGCTGGTATTTTCCATGTGCTTGCAGTTTGATACCAATGGTGATGGCGAGATCAGCACCAGTGAGCTGCGAGAAGCCATGAAGAAGCTTCTAGGGCAGCAGGTGGGCCATCGGGATATTGAAGAGATCATCCGGGACGTGGATCTGAATGGAGATGGGCGTGTTGATTTTGAAGGTGAGAAGGGATGGACACTCCCTGTCCATATGCTGAGGCGTGAGTCAGAGTTTCAGCTCAGAGGCCTAAGTAGAGGGGAAGATTTGCATGCTCAGGGCCCAGGTATCTGAAGCATGGagaaaaaatcaaacaaaatttttttttgctagtcAGCTGAGGAAAATGGAGAACATTGGCCCACACAGGGCATTCCTCTGCTGAAGTGTTCATTTGTGTATCGTCTCTTGCTACACCTCAGTTTCAATTGGGTCTCCATAATTCTAGCATGATAAGACATATGCCCTGTCACAGAGACGCAGATTCTGGTGCACACATGGTGTGTCAGCCTTCTTTTTATGgggcattttcctttctgttaaaTCTGTTGCAAGAGCTGTGAGGAAGCTGAATTGGTTTGGAGAAAGCATTGCACTTTCCATTTCCTCTGGCTCACCCTGGTATCTGGGTTTATAGAGAATTTGTTTCTGTGCCTTTATGCCAGAAGATGGTCATGTGCTAGATGTACTCACTAGGACTGCAGATATCTGATGTGGTGTGGTGTTAAATCCTAGTgatatttcatttcttctcccaCTTTTCATGACAGAAGGACTTGGAAAAATATGAGTAGTTAGGCTACTATCCTAGCCATTACCCACGGCAGGAGCAACATCAATAGAGCTCAGGGTTTCTGGCAAGAGAAGCAGTTGCTATCAGACAGGTAAGCGAATATACAACCTTGAAGGCGTGAGAGCATGGCAGGCTGCTTGTTTTCCTAGTGCAAGTCCGGATGTCCATTTGCTGTAAGGGTGAAGCACAGGAActacagaactgaaataagaCTGACGTAATTTTTTTGGCTCAGAAGCATTCCTGGGTCTCCTGCATGACAAGGAGCCTCAGTCCTCAGTATTACTGAAGCTTCTGAGGGCTTTGAAAATGCTAGAAACTAGAAGCATCTCTCTAGAAAGTATCTGGTAGCTGCAGTTGTTCTAATGCACTGGCTGATTACACGACAGTAGCTCTCCTTGTTTCCAGCTAAATTATACTAGACAgctaaaatacatgaaatgctATCCTAGTATCATTTTCTCTGTGAGTTACTGCTTTAGTTGTCAAAGGACAGCTCCATCAATGGAAAAGGAGAAGTCAAGGGGGTAATTTCCACTGCCCTCCACTTTGCAGAGTTATTAGTTCCTCAGCAATTCAAGTgcagaatgaaaacacatttatattTGATGGCATTTACACTCAATTTCAACAATTGTAATTGACTTCACAAGCTGCAGGGTGGTGAAGAAATAGATCCAGGGTATCCCTACAGTTAACctgtatctttaaaaacaagtccATCAAAAGTAAACTTTTCTCTACAAAAATGCTGGCACCTACCAAAACACTAGTGCTTTCCCACACTAGTATCTCTGTGAGGTGGCAAGCTGACTAAGAAATCATACTGTGTTCCCAAGACTACACATCGAGGTTCCCTGAAGTTACAGTGAAGGGAGACAACACTTGCCGTAGTGTCTCACAAGGAGCTGATTGTGCAAACAAGACTGTATGTGGATGGGAAGGAGTCCGAGGCAATGAACTGTCCTGCTAGTGGGATCGTATCACCATGTCTAATGCAAGGATTAAAGCCCGTTCTGTGTGAGCTCTCCGGGGCCatcacagagcagcacagaccTGCTGGCAGCATGTGGACTCTTGGTTGCACCCTGGCTGCAATGCTGTCTCCAGGGAATGAGAGCCAGGTTAGGGACCATGGATGCCTTCTGCTTCAGGGCTGTCTTTTCTTGTTGGTTGCAGAGTTTGTTCGCATGATGTCCCGTTGAAGATTATTCTCAGCTAAAGAGGAACCAGCACCTTAGAGAGGGCAAAAGAGGACCTAGATGGAGCATCTAGCCCCGATGTTCCCACATGAAGGTTTATCGGCTGGCTGCAATTGGGACATTGCAAGAtgacctgctgctcctccctcaTGGTGGTCCCCGTGCCCCTCCACCCTTTCACACTGTGAAAGACTTGCAACTTCCTACAACTGGAACCATTCCTTGGAGATGATTGCAGGAAACTGCAGAGCCAGGACTTGCCATGATGCTTTCATGGGATATTGCAACTTTAgactcctcctccccagctttattctcccaccagctgctgcaaagcaagAGCAGTAGAAATCCTCTTGGCTTGGTGGATGAGAGCAAAGCCAAGGACTGGTGGCAGCCTCAGGGCGTGCTCTGCACTTCTTGGTTTCCCTTGGTGAACCGTGTCTGTGTttgctgtctgtgtgtgtgtgtctatcTGTGTGGAGTTATTTATGCTTCCCCAGCACATATTCGCATCTCCTGTGGTTATGTTTACCAAGAGTAAATTCAAATACATGTCTTGTGGGGGGAAAGCGATAAATATGCACGCTGAAATGATGTGGAGCCTGGATGTCCCTGTGAGAGGTtgtggctggggtgggggagaagggcTTCAGCAGATGCACACCCTGGCATCTGCACTGGGGTCCAGAGGTGAGTCCTTGACGTGGAAGGGGAGTCACTGCCAGCCACTAAGactgcagcagggctctgccctcTCTCTTGCTCTCCCATGTCTGAGGGGCCTGGAGGTGCCTCATGGTGAGGGCAGTGTGGAGGGTCCCCACTCCTGCGTGCCCCGTGCTTGCAAGGGAGCAGGTGAGGGCCCTTTCAGCATCACAGCAAGGAGCAATGGGAGAAAGGGCACAGAGGGGagctgggtgggagggggaTAGGCTGCAGTAGCCAACCTGCCCCCCCCGCCTTTCAGACCATTTCAAACACAGCTGTGTGCATATGCACAGTGGGTGCTGTGCTGCGGGAGCTGAGCTGTAACACCACTGGTGCTAGGGATTGTCTGGGAGCCTCCTTGTGTGGCagtgccctgctctgcagcttgttCACACTCAAAGATGATGCATGTGTCTGCAGTGGTGTCATGACAGCAGCCTCCAGGCCCTACCAGCTGCTTCCAGACACATCAGATGCTCAAcatccttcccctttccccgAGGTGCTCCTAacctcctgctcccttcccctATCCTGCCAGACCTACAGCTGTCCCCTTCCTCTATGCAGAGACTTAGTCACAAGTTGCCACGACTGATTTCTGCTTGGCTTCAAAGGACATCATCATTACTCTGTGTTTATCGGTGTGACTGGAAGCTGTTTTCAACCCTTACTCCAGCTGGGAGGTTAAGGACCAATATCTTCCTGTTTCCTCCATCTCAAATCTTTCACTTCCTGGGTTCCCTTTCAAATTCTTAGGGTCCACAAGTCTGTGTCCCAAAGGAggattttctctgctttcctgttgcTGTGCCAACCAGCATAGCTGCAGTGATGGCTGATATCCCAGCAATGGAAAAACTGTTTCTCcttatatttgtgtgtgtgtgtactcaTGTTTGCACAGGTGTGTGCAGTGGGAGAggtttgtgcgtgtgtgtgtaaaaGCAGAGTGCAGATAGGTACCCAGGAGTGCAGCAGTAGGAGTTTGTTTGCAAGTGGGTGTATGCAAACTGTGCGTGTGTATCTATGGAGCTGGTCCAGTCCTAGAAATGTGTATGTGAGCCATGAAATAGGAAAATGGATATTTACAGATCTCCATATTTCTGGTACAGCAGCTGTATTGTGCTTAGGAGATGAGGGTGATAAACTGAACAGAGTCCAGAGTCCTGGTAGGTTATATATGTACTTAGGATAATAGTGAGGAGGGAGAGACCTGTGCAGGCTTGTGTCTGCCTTAGGGAGTGCTGATACACAAATGTGCTTCACTTACAGTGGAGCCTGTCAAGGAAGAAGCTTGCTTGTGTTTGCAGAGTAAGAGGACAGCTGCGCTGCTTGCCTGTGTGCAGCAGAGCGACTGTGCCTGCCTGTGGGGACCTGTGACAACCCCGATGGACAGTCAATGGCAGCAAGCGTGGTGGCTGCTtctgcctgctccctcccaggtCCCGCACCAAGCAGACGCATCTTTAGCCTGCAGCGGCAGATGGCAGGACACggtcttaatttctttaaaactgtaaaCCCATTCCTAGAGGCTGCACTGATCCACAGTGCAGCATCATGGTGGCTGGGGAAGTTCTCTGCAAACTGCTGCCATTTTCACTTAGGCAGGTCCCTGTGTTTGTATCATGGCAGAgctgtgtttgtcttcccaagcaagCAGGGACACTGGTGCTAGGGGAAGGGTGGCTGCAGGACATCACTGTGTCATTGCAGAGACAGTCCTGAGCCACAGCTACTTCTGAGGAAAGCGGGGTCTCTGCCAAATCATCTGTAGCTCTTTTCTGCCAGGTGTCACCATCATACAGTGGACGGGTCAGGCAAGGCATGTCTCcaaagcattcatttttttcccccttccagcAGAAGCTCTTGCTGCAAGCCTGGTTTTACTTGcacaacaaaccccaaataaTCCCAGGgagttttactgttttcttgtgCAGACAGGGTCAGAGATTAAAGCTCCAATCTAAATAATCTAATTCCAGAGATAATCCTTTTGCTGTCATCTCCAATCCAGTACCAGGGAGGCTTCCAAATAGCTCCTcatggcagggcagagctggtcCCCTATGGGCACCTGAGCCCCATAGCCCCTTGTGGTTCGGGAGCTGGCTCAAGCAGTGGGGCTGGCTCACGCTGACTTCTTAGATATCTCATTAGCCATGAGGTCTGCTTCTGACCTGCACAACTCCATTGCTCTTTTTTGACACTTGAAATCCTGATCCCTTTTTCCTGCAGGAAACAGCTAATACCCAAAACGTGCCCCACACCACTTGTGAATGATCAGGGCTGTAGGTGGACCAGGCAGGACTGATTAAAGACTGAGAGTCATTTTGGCACAGCTGCcaggggacagggagagatcaaGAGACTGAGAAGAGAATGCTGAGCCTTTCACTTGTAGGTTACTGGTGTAAATCCAGCCTGCATCAAGGGACTGATGGCTCAGTGGATTAGTAACAGGATACAGAGCCTTTGACATCTGGGGTGCAAGCTGGCATCGTGTTGCTGGTGACCGTATATAACAATTCAGGGCCGGCAGTGTAGGCCACCGTGCACTcaggccaccacagcatgtccaccaccctctgccagcagccacgGCCAGACTGTAAGCCACAGTGAGAGCTCCTCCTTGCACCCGGATGAGCACAGCCACTATCCCTCCTCACTCACTGCTGCTCAGTTAGTTCCTCTTGCTTCATGATGAGCTGCTGATTCTTGGGAAATAATCAGCCAGGCTAGTTATTGGAAGATGCTGTGactggggaggcagaggaggtaTTGCAGTGCTCAATGCCTTGCCTTCTAAAAAGGCTGAGTCCTCAGATGGAGGGGAAAGAGAGGGGTTTTCCCCTCTGTTCAAGGAGGGGAACTCTTTAGGGAAACTCTTCTCTTTTCAGGGAAGAGTTGCTGATATTTCACTGTGAGATGCGCAGGTGCCCTGGGAGCCCTCGACAGGGGCCCCAGGCTTGGCACAGCCACAAAAGCCCCTGGTGACACTCCCAAGGCAGAGGATGAGCTGGGTTTACTCCCAGCTGCCCTTGTACACATCTGGAGCCAAAGAGGCCCTTTCAGCTGAGGGACCTGTCCTGGTCCTACCTAAATGTTAGCTAGTAAATACCTTCATGCCTTAATTCTTGCTCATGGGCACATTTGGTCTGGGCAGAGCAGTTTGATGCTGGGTTTGTAATGAAGCCCCAGTTACTGGTTACGTGGCCCCTGTGCCCACCAAGGCAGCAAAGGTCCCACCATGAGTCTTGTGCTCCCCAGCTCACTGAGAAGCACAACAGGGGTtcagccaggctctgcccagccagcaCTTGGGCCCCCAGCGCCATTCTGTGTGTGAGACCTGTGAAAGCCCTGCTGACTCAGGGGCCAACAAGGCCAGCTGCCTCAGGCTACTTGGGCCACACGGGGCTGTGTGTGGCTCTTGGTGGGCCACCTTTGCTGCCCTGGTGGGTCTCAGGACTGGAAATACAAGGATTTACACACATGGACATTCATGTTTGTAACCTCAGCCCTGGCCACCTCAGACTCCTGATGATTCATACCATCCCTCTCCCCACTTCACTTTTGCAACTCATGGCAGTAACCTGGTGACACAGAGTGTTTACGTGCTTTGAAGTTGTGCTCCTGACCCAAGCGCATCGCAGTCTAAGCTGAGAAATCTTAAGAGATTAGGGAGGATCGTCTGTAATTAGTACAAATGAGCTCTAATGAGACCTCCCTCAACCTCGCCAACTGGACAGCATTGTCCTGGCCATGGCTGCTTGCAGCACTCCTTTACTAACCAAACCTGTGGGATGCCCAACAGGTCACACACACAGCAGGGATACAGGAGATTAGTCTGGATTTGATCAgatgctgccagggctgtggtCTGGTCTGTAACGCTGAGACGATTTGCCAGGAACCAGCATGAGGTGGCTTAATCTGGAGAAGTGCTAAGCGTGTGCGTTTTACACTACTTTTTGCTTTCCTAGCCACTGTAGTTTCAGGAACCCTTTCCCAGCAGCAATGCTGGTGCGGGAGCACAGCAGTGCCACGTCTGCTGatgtgacagcagcaggaagacGCTGTGGGGCCCACTCCGCTCCTGGGCAGAGCAGGTTAGGCAGCagagggtgggtgggtggttgcccccctccccaattAAATTCACTTCTCCAAGGCTTTGTCCTGTTAAGAGTCCTCGTAGGTGCATTACAAAAGCAACAAACCCATTTAATTCTCAGTCTGCAGCACCAAGTTTTTATTCCTAAAAGCAAACGCTTTGTGGAAGACTCAGATTAATAAAAAGTCACTGGGACttgggagcagctgctgctaacgcagctggtggctggagcGCAGGCGCCAGGCCTGGCTAGTGTTGGAAGCTTTGAGAAACACCGAGACCAGACAGGAGGGCAAACATGGAGGCAAACACTAAGTTATTTGCTCCCCCACCGTTCAGTGAATTTCATCCAGTCTCCACTTGTCATGTCTCACTCCGGCCCACCCAGGAACTCGCCAAGGTCCTCCAGAAAAACACCCAGGACCTTACATTATCCTGTAAAATGCAACACGGGGAGAAACATCACCGGCAATGTAACGGTTAGCTCCCCCCTCCTCGTCTACCGGCTGTTCTACTTGTCAAGCAGACACGCCACC contains these protein-coding regions:
- the CABP1 gene encoding calcium-binding protein 1 isoform X3, whose product is MGNCVKSPLRNLSKKIRHEEKTCYKAVQTSEEGPSSCEYQGPLMMLAQNCAVMHNLLGPACIFLRKGFAENRQPDRELRPEEIEELREAFKEFDKDKDGFINCRDLGNCMRTMGYMPTEMELIELSQQINMNLGGHVDFEDFVELMGPKLLAETADMIGVKELRDAFREFDTNGDGEISTSELREAMKKLLGQQVGHRDIEEIIRDVDLNGDGRVDFEEFVRMMSR
- the CABP1 gene encoding calcium-binding protein 1 isoform X5; the protein is MGNCVKSPLRNLSKKDRELRPEEIEELREAFKEFDKDKDGFINCRDLGNCMRTMGYMPTEMELIELSQQINMNLGGHVDFEDFVELMGPKLLAETADMIGVKELRDAFREFDTNGDGEISTSELREAMKKLLGQQVGHRDIEEIIRDVDLNGDGRVDFEEFVRMMSR
- the CABP1 gene encoding calcium-binding protein 1 isoform X4 encodes the protein MLVSSSWCSVGIFLYSFISSPFFQEIQFGCLKLQCFLNMDRELRPEEIEELREAFKEFDKDKDGFINCRDLGNCMRTMGYMPTEMELIELSQQINMNLGGHVDFEDFVELMGPKLLAETADMIGVKELRDAFREFDTNGDGEISTSELREAMKKLLGQQVGHRDIEEIIRDVDLNGDGRVDFEEFVRMMSR